In Salvia miltiorrhiza cultivar Shanhuang (shh) chromosome 4, IMPLAD_Smil_shh, whole genome shotgun sequence, the DNA window ggcggctgccggattcttgctgccaacggcagcggttgacggcggcgctcctccagcgagctgctggccgtcgatcgcaggccagccagcggcgactccgggcggcgacagctcgactcccggcgaagcagcagcagctccagcggctcccGTCGACCCAAGCGGTGGCGGCGATGTTGGGCTTCGCCAGAATCCAGTTGCAGCAGCGGCTGCCGATTGCTCTGCCGGAGGAGaaaatcgagcgagagagagagagagatgtgagcagcgttccttcttgattttgagggagagaaccgatattgtgagagagagaagagtgaatgtcggtagagagagatagagatagagaggCGTGAGAGATAAAGTGGAAGAGAGGAGAGGGCCTTTCTCaattgggccgggtttcagtcgagtttgggccgattttgggcttgtttttataGGGCCTTGCTTATTTATTTAAGATGGGctgagtattaattaaattaaaagcccaGCTGCATTGATTAATTGGGTCCTTATTATCTTCTATTGGGCTAAGGATTATTTTTGTGATTGGGCTTGAggaattaattcatttgggcCAGCTTTATTTCATTggggaaaattttaatttatttaaaatgggCTTCGAAATTTTATCATTTGGGCTCCTACTTTTTagttgattaagtccaatgagattatttagttaagcccaatgagacttattaatttaggccccctttattaatcctaattattttaattagtgattaattttaatacttgCTAATGGTTAGTTGGTAAGTGAGTTAGACTAAttcaagatgagtagattattaagattaataatctTGTATCATAAGACGAGTTTTAATCCAATAGTTGGAttaataattaaaggaatatgagccatgcataattacattacgcatcctcatttatttgagaatttccttgaattaaaatcttatttatattctcgtaataaaggtcaagcacgagattaataatcagtcaaggagctactgtaccacagaaagtttctatcaggtaggcattacttttactatacgtatatagagatcccctgcgtgtcgtaggcctcttatacgaatgaatgcatgagatgatttaactgttaatttcagttttatatatctatcaaacgagtttaatgttatgtttgaacagttatttcattgcaaaatccttgaactgaaaattatttcaactgttgtcttgccataaatgtttcaatgtttggtatgatatctatctgatgtggctttgccagttattatgcaatcgaattcgggtcctgagcagttgatagctatcttGCCAGGGcaagtgtacaccagtgaccgtgagtcatctagcgggttggccggtcaagtgaccgtgagaggtggccacctctccgacacaaagttccagatatgatagattacaagagaacttagtctgcagacgaaccttaagaatcacaaatgaatttagtaagcttgggcctttttagcgaaaaacccccttgctgtactgtttatgatggcatgacaatttacagttttgaagcatgtatttttatacctaggcatacgtgcccactgagtgcttttgtactcagccctgcatatgttttctaaatgtgcaggttgagctgatgtgatgatggtgctgcaatgagcggagtctccagggttgttaataaatagttaacctgtctagaatatgtcttcatacatatgtctagctactttccgctgcaagatgttgttgatgttatagtatgttatgtcatagtttgagtcttaagagaatggtttcatacgatttataacttgattaatgatattaattaagttttatgctgtctttcatagactgttttcaattgagtattaatgaataaaaatgacgagttttattaagatgagtaagttttacggctataaatgacgccccttttcttccccttcttctttaaccccatccctagtcgtggatcactcggcctaactatccatagttagggcgggctgtgacaatatAATGTACAACTTTTGACATATGCAATTTATGTTGGGCAACTACTTTGGGAACTTTGCCCCACGGAATTTTTGTTTTATGTGTTGAACTGCTTGATCTTTGTAATGAATCATACCGACATTATGTTTCAGATATAGGGCAGAAGCCATGAATTTCGATCTGAACGATTCGTATTGCGCTGACGAAGCCGAAGAAGAGTTTAGTGGGAATCATAGCCTCGGCCGTCGTTCTCGAAGTCCATTGTGTAATGAAATCGAGGAGTCCGAATCTTCACATCCCTCGTCCGTTGGCACTGTTCCTCATACCGATAGAGAGCAAGGTGAATGCAGCACCGTTGATCCGTCCCTCGTTGGGTTTCTTAAAAAAGTCGAGGAAAGGTTGGAGGTAGGAAGTATTGTGGACACATTGGAAGATGTGTTTTTGTTGTATTGCGAGTATGGACGCTTAAAGGGGTTTTCTGTTAAAAAATGAAGCAACTCCTATTTCCTGGGCACTACCGTTGTCCGCGTAAAGAGGTATCATTGTTCTTGTGAAGGGTTCCCTGATATGAAGAGGCAACGTCGTAGAATGCCTTCGTGCACCAAGCAAACTGTGAGGAGTAATTGCAAAGCAAGATTGCGTGTATGTAGAGAGGATGCTGACGCtcccactactacaaaagtttacatacataacagtacatagataacggtttttttcaaaaaccgttatgtatgagcgcacttttaggaatagataacggtttttcgaaaatccgttatctatgtagtgttgtctaaatgcatagataacggtttgaacaaatgcgttatgtttatgcgttatctattagttgcatacataacggtactacaaaaccgttatgccgaccgttatctataaacatctttttataacggttattttaaccgttatatatgagcgccTTAAGACcgttatctattattattaatatttaataatataataaaaaatcaaaaccctAAGCCCCATCAAATTTTCCCCAAATCGGACCTGGCTCTCTCTATCTTCTCCATCACGCTCACCGCCGCAATCCTCTCTCTGTCCGTCTTCCCAccggctccggcgaggccgtATCCGGCCGAGGGCGCCGCTCCTCGACTACTACCTCCCATCatccatttttctctctccaaaaTCACGGATGAAGACTAAAGGGGAGCCCTAATTTCCTCGCCAAATCAGGAATCGCCGCCGCCTGAGCCAAAATCCGGCAACGCAGCGCCCTTCTCTTCAGCGTTGTCGATGCCGCCATGCCGAAGGCTTTCTCCTCCTCTTTCCCTTCCAATTTTGAGCCCTAGTTTTCATAGAAAGAAATACCGCCGCTGCTACAACTGGAGGACCAGCGAATGGTCAGGCTTCATCCgttctcttcctcttcttcgctCTGAATCTGGCGCCGCCGACTGAGGAATGTCGATGAACGTCGTTCACTGCCATGGCCTTCGAGATTCGGGCGAGTGGTTGTCACCTCCGCTCTTTCGTTACCTCTCTCACTCACCCTCATGAACGGATCTCCCTCACACATGAGGAGAATATAAACTGAGTCCTAGCTGTCTCTCGACTCTTTCCCAATCTCTCGATGCTGTTACGTTTCTCTGCTGAGCAGGTGAGGGCCTGCCGCCTCCGTCGATCCTCCGAGCTCCGTGTGTATGCTATTTGTAAAAGGTATTCCTCATATGAACAAGTATACATGCTCAAAGACTTAAAAGTTTCATGCTTCTTATTTACTGCTTTCATAAAGAACATAATTTGTTGGTGTGACTCGAGCGATAGGAGGGAGTAAACTGAGATAGAATGATCACCTTGAATGTTTGTTTTGGTGGGATGTGTTATTTGCTCCATATACAAGCAACAATTTTCAGTGGAATCCAGCTGTACGTCATGAAAAATATTGTCATCTCATATCGACTTGTATCTTGTATTCTTGTTAAGTTGTTGTTCACTTGTTTGCAGTGTGACATCATCTAATATGTTTGATCTAACGATTTTGTCCTGCATATGTTTTAAGAGTGTGGCGATTTCTTTCTTTGGTGGTTGATCTTTATGGAAAATAAGTTTATCCTATGAAGTACAAAGGATTATTAGAAAAGTGAAGTAGTATTGTGTGGTTGTTATCAGACTTGTTTGTGAGGCACAGGCTCATTGAGATTTGAGAATGTTTTTGTTCAGTTAAATTGAAGCCACTCTCTTCTATATGGGGTATGAACTGTTCAATGGAGTTTATTGCATATGATGGGTATGCCAAAATTTCCATTAAAGAGATCCCTAGTTTACCAGGAATCTGAAGTTTCTACATTAAGTTATTAATAGCTGCATGTAATGCTCTTTAATGTCCAAATGGATATTTTTCTGTTCATTTGAGTATAAATCTGCAATTATTCAGACCCATACAGTTTCTTCCCTTtccctaaaataaatatttattcattaataagACCAATATCTTGTTGTAATATGGTGGGATTGTTTATACTTCAAGTGGAGAAGTACTCCATGTATAATAGCATTGCAAATTGGGTCAAGACTTTTGACCATATGTTTTTCTTTCCCTGGGGCACAGAGGGGGGGTTATCTTTCCTTCTTctttttggtaatttttttgaaatgtttttattgttttcaatCTAAATCTCAATGATTTTTGCACAGCTTCAGGAGAGACAAACTCATTTGAGTCAGTTCCTGATCTTGAAAAGTCCATGTACACagaaaactgttaactatgataaaaaaaaaaaaaattaatacataacggaaaaatcttaatacataacggtgaaaaaccgttatgtattctatcaaagataacggttaaaaccgttataaaaagtgcaaaaaactgttaactatgataaaaaaataataataataataataataatacataacggaaaaatcttaatacataacggtgaaaaaccgttatgtataacctttatagataacggatgcgtactgttatgtatgacgcatcgtaccgttatctatgctactatacataacggttttgaaaccgttgtgtatgacgtatagaatagataacaccactatacacaacggtttttttgctcatagataacggataaaatccgttatctatgagcgtttttctagtagtgtccATGGAAAGTTACTACATTTTCGAAACAGCACAACCACGATTTGGTTGACCCCTCGGAGAGCTACCTGCTTAGATCCGCACGAAATGTTTCTGATTCTCAGAAAAATTTAATGATGGCGATGACGACAAGCGGGATTGGCGTTAGTTGTGCCTACAGATTTGTGGAGAACGAAGCTGGAGGCCGTGAAAAATGTGGGCTTCTTGCCAAAGGATCTCTATAATGAGCTTAATCGTGAAAGATTATTATTGTCAAAGGTGAGCGATGTTGATGCAAACAAGTTGTACGAGTTTTTGACGCAGAAAGGATTGACCGATCCTTCTTTTTATTGGAAGCTGAAGGGCGATAGTGGGCGTttggaaaatttattttttagggaCTCTCGCTGTTTGATTGATTACCAACACTTTGGTGATGTGTTATTTGTGGATTCGACTTTCAAAACAAACAAGTATGGCCTTGTTTGTGTACCGTTTATTGGAATCAATCATCATCGGACGAATGTTATGTTTGCAATTGCGTTCTTGTCGAATGAGAAGACTGAATCGTACGAGTGGCTATTTCGAACATTTCTTGAATGTATGTATGGCAAGGagccgtcggtaattttttcTGACCAAGATCAGGCCCTTATGAATGGTGTTGACTTGTGTTTTCGAGGAGCATCTCATCGGCTTTGTCAGTGGCATATTAATAAGAATGTCGCGAATCATTTTGGTAGGCTAAATGGAAACAAAGAATTCAAGAGTTTGTGGTACCGTTGCATGGACGGATGTGAAACTGACGAGCAATTTGAAATCGTTTGGAATGGTATGATTGAGCAATATAATCTTTCAGATAATAGGCGGTTTTCCAACATGTACACCCTTCGCAGGTGGTGGAGTTCTGCCTTTATATGTGATAAATTCTGCGGAGGATTACATGCCACTTCTCGTAGTGAGGTGACTAACAAAGTCTTGAAATATCTATGCTCAGGTTCATCGTCAATACATGAATTTGTGTTAGCATTTGAAAGAATGCAAAGAGATTGGCGCCGACGAGAGTTTGAAGAGGATTCATATTGTCGGGGTATGCCAGGTATGCTTGTTCACCGTAGTGGTATTTTAATTCAGGTCGCGGAGCTTTGCACTCGTAATGTCTTCAAATCGTTTGAGTACGAAGCATTACATTCAATTGAAGTGAAGCTAACGCATGAACCGCCCGACATGAACAATGACGTACTGGAATTTAAGGTGTCCTCTAGATCAGCTGTTAATGGATATCGCGTTGTGAAATTCAACCAACGCAGCCAATTTGCTGATTGTTCATGTCATATGTGGGAAACAGAGGGTGTTCTATGCCGCCATTTGTTTAGGGTGTTTTTTCACATGAACCTCGATACTATTCCTGGTCACCTTATATTGAACAGGTGGAGACGCGACTGTAAGCAAAGGCATTCTTTAATTTGCGAAACCGCTAACGTGACGGGATATATTAGATTTAGTAATATGGTGTTTGTGAATCACCACATGAAGATGTTCTACGACTTATTGACCGAATGCAAGGATGATGGTGTTTGTCGAGAAGCAATTAATGATTATATGAGGACTATAATGGAGGGTGTGAAACATTTGAGAAGTAGTAGTCAGGGGACATGGAATGGAGGAGCGAGGGATGCTACTCATGGTGGTGGGTTGCATAGGACTCTTAGAAATCCaaagatgaaagagaaaaaaCATACTTATCGGCGACATAAAATTAGTAGAAAAATTGACCATGAAGCCGGAGGTCGAGGTACAATGCCGAGCGATGGACGAATAAATGAAGGTTTGAagcattatttaaattttgttacataattttttttttgctcttCGTTTATGTGTTTGACTAATATTATTGCAGATGAGGCGATGAATGAAGGTCATGGAATTAATGAAGACGAGTCTTGTTTTTTCCTTTGATTTATTTCGTTGATAGGAAATTTCGATACTTTTCGGCAGTTGAGTAGCCATTCTAGAATAGTTCATCATTTCTAATGCATGATGAAGTACTCGTTAATTGCTTAGGATTTAAGTATTATGAGTAATGATGATAATTTAGGCCATAATTCCGTTGTTGCCATAATTCCTTCTTTTGTTTACAAAACAATGGACATGTATTGTTTGGTTATATAGGAGTGATTATTTGGCTTGTGATATTTTGTTTTCTTGCTgtaaagattaaataaatatatataaaaattaaaataaaaatgcgaTATGCATAAAATTTTTCTGTACTCAATTTATATGTTAACTATAGCATTAgtatttgtaaaattaaaatcatataataataataataataataataataataataataataataataataataataataataataataataataataataattcaccATGCAAAGGAAACAAGAATCCCCACTTCCGTTAGAAATCACCCCACCCAATTTGTAAACCCAAAAAAGAagcaataaaacaaaaaaattatgtattgaATGAATAAATCAAATTAGTGTGCAGCAAGAGCATCAAAGTTTACAAGGCACAAATTTTTTGTATGATAATATTTAGCAACTTTATACGAAGATCAATCTCTCACaaaaaagatactccctccgtcccaaatgaaatgtgccgttttcctttttgggctgtcccaaacgaaatgtcatgtttccttttttggcaatacaatCTCTCTCtacacttaatatttaaataattttcaccaacccactttatctactttatacacatttcttaatctacgtgccgaaaagaaataggccatttcgtttgggacggagggagtataacaatAGCTTCATTTCTTCTTAGACATTTTCTCAAACACCTAGTAGGCGCAATGGGGCTATTAAGAACACTTGGTTTCTTCATCTATTTTTCTGCAATGGGGCTATTAAGAGTTATTTAGATAAACTTATTAATAAAGTTTTGAAagcttattaatttattataaacttTTAATCGAACTATAAGGgtgtaatattaaaattataataattattattattttttttactcagGGCCTATAATGATAAAATTCGTACCACTTTAAATTCAACCTTTTATTTATTGTACTTTAATTTACAGCCCAGTAAGTAGTGGACATGTAGAAATATATGATGTGTTTTGCGGCCCACTTAAAATATCTGACCACAAAAGCCCACAAAAGAAAATTGATGCgcatttcaaatttaaaatgttatttttACATAACTTTGTAATGCACTATTTCATAATTCGTGTATCCGTTTCATGTGATTGCAGAATGACAATTTATTGTCACCCGTgttattgtatttatttttcagcCTTGTTATTGTCAATGGCAATAATTCTCAATCGCAATTAACACATTAACATAAACATAGTGCCTATTAAATTAATATTGGCACTTAATACATGATCATAAACATAACGCCTAATAAACATAAGGCTACATAATTGACCAAATGCAGATACTACTAATACAAAAGATGTTTGCCCACTTATACAGATATTAAGCGAAGAGATTTCATGGTAAtcttgtagtgacccgctcttttatatattttaaatctagtaatgagtgtttatttttgttcatcagtgaatgaaaacggtttttatcctaatatgaattcagcttatgatcctgaatttatattgttaaagcagttaatgatattatttcagagttataactgacttagcaaagtcacgttatttatttaagcaagatgaaattagattttatctttattcaagtcgtgatttatttctgactcgtgagttaattaaatctacggatttaatttaaatattagaacaacaaacgaattaaatctacggatttaatttagattcattttataatttatcgatttaagcgagaaatcacatgtcgaaatacgagatttatttaaataaacagtatcaagcatatacgagcacacgatccatcttacagttacagaatcaccgagacagagaaaatacatcaataattctcctctacatttttttcctttctttttcttctctttttctttccattaattttgttccccactccattttaccactaaatctactttttgactttcaccaccattttccccaccactttcaccaccaactcaattatgcaacaacacatattgttccagccatcaagtcttttcttccctcaccaaaacgtgtagaagaagttgagaaagggagagagagtttcctccaactccaaattgtaacttgaagaggtatatactaagcttctttattttgaattcagttgcatatcatccaaacggtttccaaaaattctcaaattaattgtgtatcatctttcatacattttctatattttggtaaaatttcagaatatttagagctcgcatgatttatttatgaatttgtaaacatcactgcccatctggaatacatttttggtaaacaatctttgggagatcataagtaaagtttcaatcggtgaaaacctttgaaacttgaatatgtcactctagactcccgtatctttcttttgacatcggcctcaccatttttgagtaagggaaacaaccggtataaattcttgaaatctagttcttattccatgtaccatccagtagattttacaaacctacgactttgaggtggaaaaggccgacttaaatatttgattcgcaagcctatctttctactgaatattcactgacatgttgggaacttacttgttcagttttagaatttttggtgaagcttaaagtggtttttccgatttatgttctgaatctgccaaacttgaactctttttgtgcactgaactttagatagtcatatcttctaaaccatgaaggttcttagagtaaatccaactggagagtgttatgatctctccctagtttccagattgacctttggggttcccagtggagttttgtaaagggagatatgaatttttaaagaaagcccactgacttggttgtaatctggaaatatgaaatttacagatttttgcttgttaaatacccatctttgagagggcatatcttgctcgtttgaattgtttttcattcgattcaaattggagaatgatccttgaaatgtctagtttccagaatgtcttttggagcctcatttggagatccgaggtagatttggtgtctgttgtaaaacaaccccttaagagctcaagttgttgaattattttctatgtatcaaagtttattttaaaggatgtttcgtgaaagatttagtatatgtgcgtaacaagtttgggactatttattttaaatgaggtccgttctttatttaaattaggatggacttttaatgaatatttttgggattaaactattatttcttgatttatataaattatttttaaggacttataaatatgaatttcgtaggcctactgacctactgtgatcgacggtttgtcgatgtctaacagctttgaaaattttatagcaagtccctacatgagtcttgagtaccctggtaaaatttcaagccattccaacttcgtatgatacttctttaaaatgcaaaacctaaactgcacattactactgagaatttcagagaacagagaaaagagtcatttatttcagtagcttcctgggtgatctagctttccaactttttatggtattaaccttattgtgttatttagatatccaccaaagttgagcccagtttgacaacgtttactatttttcaaaaatacaagttttcgattgttcaaaactgccgaacatggtagatcgtggtaaaaacgtcatatccctcaaaccacttggagttttcgactctttttttttttatatgaaactagactcg includes these proteins:
- the LOC131022879 gene encoding protein FAR1-RELATED SEQUENCE 5-like: MAMTTSGIGVSDVDANKLYEFLTQKGLTDPSFYWKLKGDSGRLENLFFRDSRCLIDYQHFGDVLFVDSTFKTNKYGLVCVPFIGINHHRTNVMFAIAFLSNEKTESYEWLFRTFLECMYGKEPSVIFSDQDQALMNGVDLCFRGASHRLCQWHINKNVANHFGRLNGNKEFKSLWYRCMDGCETDEQFEIVWNGMIEQYNLSDNRRFSNMYTLRRWWSSAFICDKFCGGLHATSRSEVTNKVLKYLCSGSSSIHEFVLAFERMQRDWRRREFEEDSYCRGMPGMLVHRSGILIQVAELCTRNVFKSFEYEALHSIEVKLTHEPPDMNNDVLEFKVSSRSAVNGYRVVKFNQRSQFADCSCHMWETEGVLCRHLFRVFFHMNLDTIPGHLILNRWRRDCKQRHSLICETANVTGYIRFSNMVFVNHHMKMFYDLLTECKDDGVCREAINDYMRTIMEGVKHLRSSSQGTWNGGARDATHGGGLHRTLRNPKMKEKKHTYRRHKISRKIDHEAGGRDEAMNEGHGINEDESCFFL